The Ancylothrix sp. D3o DNA segment GATATGCAATTGAAGTGGAAGTCTGGGAATTGCCGGCGGCAGGTTTTGGCCGGTTTGTAGCGATGATTCCCTCACCTTTAGGAATAGGTACTTTAGTGTTAGAAGATGGCGAGGAAGTGAAAGGATTTTTGTGTGAATCTTTTGCCGTTAAAAATGCCGATGAGATTTCTGAATTAGGGGGTTGGCGAGCTTATTTAGCATCAAGATAGGGCAAAAAAAACAATAGAATTAATCAGGGAAAGGCTATTAGGATGAATCAAGATATTAACGTTTCAGAATCACCAATCTGGCAACCATTTACCCAAATGAAACTTGCCCCAGCGCCGTTAAAAGTTGTGCGGGGAAAAGGGGTATGGTTAGAACTAGAAAATGGGCAAAAAATTCTTGATTGTATTTCAAGTTGGTGGGTGACAATTCACGGACATTCACACCCGGATCTCGCTGAGACGCTTTACCAACAAGCGCAACAATTAGAGCACGTTATTTTTGCCGGCTTTACCCACGAACCGGCAGAAAAACTTGCCCGGAAAATACTTTCCCATCTCCCTCAATCTTTGACGCGAGTTTTCTTTTCTGATAACGGTTCCACTTCTGTCGAAGTCGCCCTCAAAATGGCTTATCAATATTGGCGCAATCGTGGCGAACCTAACCGGACAAAATTTTTAGGATTTGAAGGCGGTTATCATGGTGATACTCTTGGGGCAATGTCTGTAGGCAGAAGTTCAACTTGGTGGCAGCCCTTTTATTCCCTTATGTTTGCTACAGATGTTGTGCCGTTTCCCGCAACTTTTGACGGCGATGAGAAAGTGGAAATTAAAGAAAATAAAGCTTTAGAAAAAATCGAAGCTTACTTGAAAAAACGCGGCGAACAATATGCCGGTATTTTTATAGAACCACTGGTGCAAGGTGCCGG contains these protein-coding regions:
- the bioA gene encoding adenosylmethionine--8-amino-7-oxononanoate transaminase, giving the protein MNQDINVSESPIWQPFTQMKLAPAPLKVVRGKGVWLELENGQKILDCISSWWVTIHGHSHPDLAETLYQQAQQLEHVIFAGFTHEPAEKLARKILSHLPQSLTRVFFSDNGSTSVEVALKMAYQYWRNRGEPNRTKFLGFEGGYHGDTLGAMSVGRSSTWWQPFYSLMFATDVVPFPATFDGDEKVEIKENKALEKIEAYLKKRGEQYAGIFIEPLVQGAGGMRMCRPEFLQKLQQLARQFGILLIYDEVMTGFGRTGQLFACLKSQTTPDLLCLSKGISGGCLPLSVTISSEEIYQAFYNDQPQQAFLHGHSYTGNPLACSVGVKSLELLEQNPAYQNLETQHRYFLNKWLADHPLIENTRICGTISAMEVKTETESGYFNAIAPILKARFLEEGFLLRPLGNTIYMMPPYCITADELESIYQVIRRVLDSL